The Xenopus tropicalis strain Nigerian chromosome 2, UCB_Xtro_10.0, whole genome shotgun sequence genome window below encodes:
- the LOC100485793 gene encoding olfactory receptor 52D1 encodes MILGFGELTSMRYVYLALGVWGYLTTVLSNVSVITVILIHKALQEPMYIFICALCFNGLYGSLAFYPGLFINLLQKVQTISYTSCILQVFAIHTYGGCEMTLLAVMALDRYVCICDPLRYNSIMSLAVVYRLIVAAWFYSFIFITIHIILTVRLTLCDSAILKIYCDNWSVVRLSCIDTTVNNTFGMVVVLALMVAMPSLIFISYMAILRVCVKSSQDFRAKALKTCTPHLITITNFIVDVLFEIFLYRFTPTAIPYALRVFMSVHFLVAPPLLNPLIYGLKIREIRVKIIYIYMKIQVANLVFSCLKLN; translated from the exons ATGATCCTCGGATTTGGGGAATTGACCTCAATGAGATATGTGTACTTGGCCTTGGGGGTATGGGGATACCTCACAACCGTTCTATCCAATGTCTCGGTCATCACTGTTATCCTGATACATAAAGCCCTACAGGAGcccatgtatatctttatatgcGCTTTGTGTTTCAACGGACTCTACGGCAGCCTTGCCTTCTACCCCGGTCTCTTCATCAATCTACTGCAGAAGGTCCAAACCATCTCCTACACCAGTTGTATATTACAAGTGTTTGCCATTCACACCTACGGAGGGTGCGAGATGACCTTGCTGGCGGTCATGGCATTGGATCGGTATGTGTGCATCTGTGACCCCCTGAGATATAACAGTATTATGTCTTTGGCCGTGGTCTACAGACTCATTGTAGCTGCATGGTTCTACTCATTCATCTTTATTACTATACATATTATACTGACAGTCAGGCTTACGCTGTGCGACTCAGCCATCCTGAAGATCTATTGTGACAACTGGTCGGTGGTGAGGCTCTCCTGCATCGACACCACTGTGAACAACACATTTGGAATGGTGGTGGTGCTCGCACTAATGGTGGCGATGCCATCGCTTATCTTTATCTCCTACATGGCCATTCTAAGAGTATGTGTGAAGTCTTCACAGGACTTCAGAGCCAAAGCTTTGAAGACCTGCACCCCCCATCTCATTACCATCACAAACTTCATTGTTGATGTCCTCTTTGAGATATTCCTCTACCGATTTACACCGACCGCCATACCTTATGCTCTGAGGGTCTTCATGTCAGTGCATTTTCTGGTGGCACCGCCACTTCTGAACCCTCTGATTTATGGTTTAAAAATCAGGGAAATAAGGGTAAAAAT tatatatatatatatgaagattcAAGTGGCCAATCTTGTTTTTTCATGTCTGAAGTTGAATTAA
- the LOC100485649 gene encoding olfactory receptor 52D1 — translation MINVTAAHPEFLTLGFGELTSIKYLYSLLVFLGFALTLLLNSLVVAAVALHRSLQEPVYMFICALSINGIYGSVVFYPGIFVTLLYQVQKISYGSCLAQVFFIHTYGSFELATLAGMAIDRYICICNPLRYTSLMSHSTVLKIIAVGWVNSIVAIGTNLVLTYRLPLCDSVILKIYCDNWSVVRLSCVDTTINNIFGNLVSTSVIYVPILIIVFSYVEILRVCVRSSKEVISKALQTCSPQLIISFNFVTGALFDIFLYRYMPTSVPYQIRLFMSLEFLVISPILNSFIYGLKMKEMRSRILKLLHLETSKVHEKHRRSLWYG, via the coding sequence ATGATCAATGTGACGGCCGCGCACCCCGAGTTCCTGACCCTTGGATTTGGGGAACTGACATCAATAAAATATCTATACAGTTTATTGGTGTTTTTAGGCTTTGCCCTGACCCTGCTGTTGAACAGTCTGGTGGTGGCGGCTGTGGCGTTGCACCGGAGCCTACAGGAACCCGTCTATATGTTCATCTGCGCATTGTCTAtcaatggaatctatgggagtgTTGTTTTCTACCCGGGTATTTTTGTAACGTTGCTCTACCAAGTCCAAAAAATCTCCTATGGCAGTTGCTTGGCCCAAGTCTTTTTCATTCACACCTACGGAAGCTTTGAGTTGGCGACGCTGGCGGGCATGGCCATTGACCGCTACATCTGCATCTGCAACCCTCTGAGATACACTAGCCTCATGTCCCACTCGACGGTTCTCAAAATAATTGCGGTAGGTTGGGTGAACTCCATTGTAGCCATTGGCACAAACCTCGTCTTGACTTACAGACTTCCCCTGTGTGACTCGGTCATACTCAAGATCTACTGTGACAACTGGTCAGTAGTCAGACTCTCCTGCGTTGATACCACCATCAACAATATTTTTGGAAATCTTGTTTCCACCAGTGTCATTTATGTCCCTATATTAATCATAGTTTTCTCCTACGTTGAGATTCTAAGAGTGTGCGTCCGGTCTTCCAAAGAGGTCATCTCCAAAGCTTTGCAGACCTGTAGCCCTCAACTCATCATTTCATTCAACTTTGTGACTGGGGCTCTCTTTGATATATTTCTCTACAGGTACATGCCCACCAGCGTCCCCTATCAGATACGGCTCTTCATGTCACTGGAGTTCCTTGTGATATCCCCCATTCTTAATTCTTTTATATATGGGTTGAAAATGAAGGAAATGAGATCAAGGATATTAAAGCTTCTTCATCTGGAGACCAGTAAAGTTCATGAAAAGCACAGAAGGAGTTTGTGGTACGGGTAA